GTATTCCTGAGCAGCGCGCCGTGGACGCTCCGGCCGACGTCGTAGGCGCCCAGGTGCGCGCACGCCGAGAGCGCGCTCACCATGGAGCTCTCATCGGGCCTCCACCCGTCGCGCACCATCGCGCCAAACGACTCGAGGCAATCAGCCCACCGCCCCGCCTTCGTGTACGCCGCGAGCAGCGCGCTCCAGGACGCCGCCGTCCTCTCCCCGGCCTCCATCTGCTCGAACGCCCGGCGCGCCAGCTCCGGCTCGCCGCACTTGCCGTAGAAGCTGATGAGGCTGTTCTGCGCGTGCTCGTCGTGCTCGAGGAACCCGAGCTTCATGGCATGTCCCTGCAGCTGCCTCCCTTGCCGAAATGCCAAGAGCTGCGCGCACGCCTTGAGGACGAACGGGAACGTGTAGCCGTCGGGCACGACGTCGTTGTGCAGCATGTCGACGTACAGCCGCAGAGCGGCCGCGGGGTCGCGGCCACCGACGACGTGGCCGCGCATCAGTGTGTTGTAGTCGAACGCCTCCGGCTCGTCGAGCGTGGCGAagatggccgccgcgtactccatgCTGCCCGGCCACTCCCCGAGCGCGCACGCGGCGAGGAGCGGCCGCAGGTGCGGAGGGGAGCGGTCGAGGCCGAGCTTGATGTTCGCCACGTGCGCCTTCCTGACCTCGTCCAGGCCACGCACGGGCCGCGCCGAGACCGTGGCGCAGCATGGCGCCGGCTCCAGCGGCTGCGTCGTCGTGGCCGGCGCCGGGGCGGCGGTTCTTGGCGTGGCGGCGTGGTGCTGCGGCTGGGGGAGCACTAGACCTCCCACCATGGCACTACCATCGGCGTGCGGGACAGCGCGGGCGATGAGAGTGAGACCGTACCATCGCCGAACAGCGAACGAGTGGCTAACATGGAGCTCGGGCGTCCACACGAATTGGTTACCGCGAAGAGTGAAAATCCCACGTCCCTCTCGAGATTCCTCGTTGTTCACTCGATGCGGGGATGGAACTGCGCGGGGTGGAAGGATTTCGTGGCTGGGAAGCGGTGGTGGGATTTTCATGGGCTGTGGAGTGTCATCCAGGGTATGGAGCGGACAAATGGCAGATGGGCAGAATCGATGCTGTCACGGCATCATTAGGCAGAGGATAAGGTCCATTGCCCGGCCAACTGGGCAAGCAGCGACGCTGCGACAGGATGGCAGCCGGGGCCATACTCTCAAGGTCTGATTAATAGCTCGTGTTACTTAGGACTCAGATCTATCCTTGGAATAGATTTTGGATTTGGATCTTTCATGATTATTTCAGTTTTTCAGTACATTGTCATTAATATGAGTAGCAAATTTTCGGTAGCTTACCAAGCAGGGGAAGAGGATTTGTGGCTCTCGGTGCCACACACCCCTGTATGAATGTAGCACTAAAAAGTATTAGAAAATTTCAAAATTTTGTGAAATTTTGAAAAATGAAACATGTTGTCCGTTGTACACTGTTTAGTTTCGTGGGAAATGGATGCCCATGGTAATACTAGTAGAAAAGACAAGAAAAATCCATATGTAGAGAAAAAAAAGTTGAATGTATTGTCGGTCATATCGTAATTCCAGTGCAGGGAGTACCACGGACAATGTTTACTCAACAAAATGGACACAGGTGTACAGCGGATAACCAGGTTTGATATCccaaaatttcataattttttgaaatattcTTATATTAGTTTAATGCTACTTTCATGTCCAGGTGTGCTCGACGCCAAGAACCATGTGGGCTAACTTTAAAGATTCCGTGCGAAACCAAAGTCACAAGAAAAATACTACCTTTGTAAACAAAATGTCTTATGTTTGTTTATACAGGAAGTGGATATATCTATCTAACGGCTATGAACATCAACTAAGATCATTATTTCCAAAAAAACATACATCAACTCCTTTTTGAAAATATCTTACTGTGCCATACAGTGAAATGCTGCTCATTCATGTTTTATTTATATGTGATATAGTAATGTCACATCTATTTAAGTCATAGACACactcttatttttatttgttttttatttGCCTTTCGGAGGAATATATGTAAACATTCTGAAATTATATAAACACATATTCTAACATAGACGAACAATTCACTCGTACATGTGAATTTTAAAAATATGAACATTCTTTCGTATGTAGGACTATATTTTTAAATATGTGGCAAACAATTGTTCTATGGTTCATGGTTCAAAAAAATGAGGCAAACATTTTTGGTATACGTGAGACCTTTTTAGATTTTGGTGCATGCATATTTAATTTTTATAAATATATTTTATTCATTATTAATCTCAAAATTTGTAACATTTTTAGAAAGTAAAAGTATTTTATTATTAATcataaaacacagaaaaatatgtATAAATTGACCACACCAGTAGTtgtatataggcaccacgtccataagcaaatagaccGACTCCCGTGTGCacttattactattacttcatccATAGAcggctatcaagcatgcatctagagtattaaataaaacaGAGTAATGTTTGAAGAACattaacatgatgtagacaaagtagattcaatcaatatgaataaaccccatcgttttacccttagtgacagcaatacaaagacgtgtcttgtcccctactatgTCAATGGGACATAGAGAattgccaggttgaacccactacaacgcacctatcctactgaagaaatatcaatctagttactcaaactatttcaatagatcggagagaattatgaagctatcatataatcatgcataTGTAAAGAAATACGAGCAAGGAATTCAATATAATATCatgaacaatctgaacataaatccataattcattgaATCTCAACAAACGCATCGCACAAAGTGATTACGTCGAATAGATCAAAGAGGagttgtgatgatcattgtattgaagatcaagagagggagatagtcatctaggtaccaactacggacccatagggctatggtgaactactcacacatcaccatggaagcagtaaggatgatgtagaggccctccatgatcgacccccctcaGACACAGCACCGgaatagggctccagatgggcacacggcggaaCATAAGCTTttggcggcggaaaaagtgtttcgagagACTCCTTaggttttttggaatatattagaatttataggctagagagggACGTCGGGAGACGCCCGAGGGGGGCAACACACATCAGGGCATGCCCCCCTAGCacgccatgttgtgtgttgcctcCCTCGTGCATCCATCggtctcctcccaaagcttccaagtcttgttttggtccagaaaaaatcgtcaaaaagtttcgtggcaattggacttcgtttggtactatatgttgggaacgttgcatgggaaacaaaaaatttcctacactcaCAAGTTcattctaggagatgcacatccacGAGAGGAgcgattgtatctacatacccttgtagatctcttagTGGAAGCGtataaaacgcggttgatgtagtcgaacgtcttcgcgatccaatcacgatcagtcccgcgattccatcacgatccgtcctgatctagcgtcgaacggatggcacctccgcgttcagcacatgtacagctcgatgacgtctttgcctccttgatccaacaagctaggatagagaggtagatgagttctccgatagcacgacgacgtggcggcgatggtggtggagctgtcccggcaaggcttcgccaagcactaccgcGATGAACTAGAGGAAAGGCTGAtttagaggaagagggagaggctaCGACACGGCTTGTGTGTTGcggccctccctctcctctcatatatataaGGGGAGGGTGGAGAGGTGGCCGACCTAGGGTTTCCCTAAGAGGGGCGGCAACCAAGGGTGGGGTTCCTTGCCGCCCAAGGCAAGGGGTGGCGCCTCACCTTGGGCTGCCCTAGTCCTTTGGCCGCATGGGCCTTCAGGTGGGAGGGCGCCCAACCAACCATGGGCTGGTGTGCGACCTCTCACAACCCATGGGGCCCTCTggggcaggtggaccctcccggtggacccctggaacaCTTCCGGAATCTCCATCACAAAATCGGTAAGTCTCGGAACTTTTCCGAAAACCGAATACGAACTtgacatatatcaatctttacctctggacgatTCTGTAGCtcatcgtgacgtccaggatatcatcagggactccgaacaactttcggttaccacgaTACATAACTCACTAATACTAaattgtcatcgaaccttaagtgtgcagaccctgcaggttcgagaactatgcacacatgaccgagacactctccggtcaataacctatagcgggacctggatgcccatattggctcctacatattctacgaagatctttatcggtcgaaccacgatgtcaccgATTCAATCACGTACATTgtgccctttgtccatcggtatattacttgcccgagattcaatcgtcggtatctccatacctagttcaatgttgttaccggcaagtctctttactcgttccttaatacaagatctcgtggctaactctttagtcacattgcttgcaagcttcttgtgatgttgtattattgagtgggccgtgagatacctcactatcacacggagtgacaaatcccagtcttgatccatgccaactcaatagacaccctcggagatacttgtagagcacatttatagtcactcagttacgttgcgacgtttgatacacacaaggtactcctccgatgatagtgagttacatgatgtcatggtcataggaagagatacttgacatgcaaaaaacgatagcaataaactaacacggtcatatgctacatccatagtttggtcttgtccatcacatcattctcctaatgatgtgatcccgttatcaaatgacaactgatgtctatggccagaaaacctcgaccatcttttgatcaacgagctagtccattagaggctcactagggacattttgtttgtctatgtatccacacgtgtatctgagtttccaatcaatacaattatagcatggataataaacgattatcatgaacaaggaaatataataataaccaatttattattgcctctagggcatatttccagcactaTAAACCTAAAAAGCTaagaacacgcagaaaacaacaaatggcactttgcactgggttaataggttagtgctcgaaACCAATATAAGTCAATACataaatacacaaaaagtatcctagaataacAATATTATAgcaaggaacaataaaaaaaagtatagatatgtgggagacatatcaacatccccaagcttaattcatgctcgtcctcgagtaggtaaatgataaaaacaaaaaaaattgatgTGTCATGCTACTGGACATGTAATCTATTGTAGGTATGACCATTGGGAAATGATGAGTTGATGAACATCAACATGCAAATAttcataaacataagcaacataatcatcaattttaaaaatatacgatccttaaagaatggtcatccccctattcattttatcatgtAAGTATgacatggctccgtcttcaccccGTAAATACAAATGTCAATCTCCATGGTGTTAAGTCACGCAACcagatcatactttttaacacgcttcagctttttattacttgcgcaacatatgagcatgaaccatggatatagcataaaggtggaacaaaatatgATGGTAGGTTTCAAATGTAtctaagtggagaagaaagtctcacattaactaggcgtatcaacgggctatggagatgtccatcaatatatatcaatgcgaggagtagggattgtcatgcaacatatgcactagggctataagtgtatgaaagctcaactgaagctaagtgggtgtgcatccaacttgcttgatcatgaagacctcgagcatttgagaaAGCCCGCCATCGGAATATACTaggcaagttctataatgaaaaattcccactagcatatggaagtgacaaaacaagagattctctacatgaagaacatggtgccactttgaggcacaagtgtggaaaaacacgtagtagcattgtcccttctttcttttctctcatttatttatttttccatttttctttttttctcttttttctcctttttctactttatttcttttatttttcaaatggagtctcatcccgacttgtcggGGAGTCATTTTCTCCATAATCCTTTCCTTACTAAGATAGTGCCCTAaaatgatgatcattacacttttatttacttactagTCGGTATGAAAAAGTGATAAGATAatatgactctgtatgaatgcctctggcagtgtatcaggatgtgcaatgatcaagcgtAACATGTATAAATATGATGAACAGTGACTCTACCACAAATACTATAtcagcttatatgatcatgcaaagcaatatgacaatgacagTACTAGTCATATGGtgtaacgatggaagttgcatggcaatagcgttggggaacgttgcatgggaaacaaaaaaattcctacgctcataaAGATCAACCTATGGATACTAACATTTACGAGAGGGGGATtgcatctatgtacccttgtagatcgctaagtggaagtctatataacgtggttgatgtagtcgtacatcttcatgatccaatcatgatctgtcCTGATCTAGcattgaacggacgacacctccgtgttcatcacacgtatagctcaattgttagagcatatatctccatatgtggttttggtaattgatgacaattcctatggactaacggttgccttaagttatatttataggatttgtccataggcacttctcgaAGTCCATCtgctgggttcaaggagtttatatgatgaccaaggtggtattcaaggtattatccaaagaatggtcatagagacacaaggttgatcaagatcgtcaaacaaagagtaaatcaagatgatccacacacaaagcgtacaagatgtaccgagagggatcaagtgatcccatggtatggtaagcattatccattacgtgtttgtgtactaacccatggtcttcttgagagttctatatggggttaggtgtgtttccatgggcttgcgtcaagaggaatatctcatacaacccatggaggataacgtcaagtgatggaggatggtggcaatggacttgtgaagatatgctgaagagcggctcacccatagtgtgtatgcgggagcaatcaactagtcttcatcaagccaacgcaagcaagaaaggtggtccatcttgaggaagccaagatcatcgtcatatagctcaagaggacgaggtgcaaggtataggttttcccttgataggtttttctgttttaggatagattgtcatactatcaagggggctctcaagtgagtagcttgatcgtatcgttcgttgagagctcaaaccatttgcatccttgcatcatacttcttggttcttgtttggtatttatCTTTgtcagttttagagcttatggtcatcttcatgacacgctcgagttcatcgaaaacggagtccatatgcatcttctatgatgttttcgatgttgggagtttttaccggtcttattcgaagaagggttctcaccattttcttatgggacttttctcacttgcttcttattgatatttatatcaatattgtgttagcccatgtcgttagctttccaacaaacttggtttcgttgaattcggagtccatatgcgaaagttacagtagtttcagtatccagcggtaataccgctcctcgtgccagcggtagtaccgcccccggagcggtagtaccgctccgacggactgtttttgcatcctttttggcatcagcatggttggtgaacctaccgagcggtagtaccgctctgtgcgggctgtgaggcttaacggttggatttttccccacctataaaagggggtcttcttccccattgaaccttatctctttagctcgtgttcttcccccattgttgaccttcttcgaggttgttaactctcaatccctccaatgattcttgctagttcttgagggaaaagagagaggagatctagatccacatttccaccaatcactttctcctctaagtgaggggaaccccttgggtctatatcttggagttcttcgtgttcttcttcgttcttcctctcatttttcctccctagcattagtttctttggtgggatttgggagagaaggacttgggcacttcgtgtgcccttgccattgcattagttgcatcgtttgagttctccacggtgatacgtggaagtgaagtttgagaagcttattacctttggtacttagtaccctagatattgttcttcgtggatgctttggcgtcctagaagctttgtggtgtcttggagcccaataattgtggtgtaaagctccgggaaagtgtcggggtctccaattaggttgtggagattgccccgagcaatttgtacgggtatcggtgaccgccccaaggtttgccatttgtacgggttcggtgaccgccctcaagggtcccttagtggaatcacgacatcttgcattatgcgagagcgtgaggagattatggtggccttagtggcatcttggggagcattgtgcctccacaccgctccaacggagattagcatccgcaagggtgtgaacttcgggatatgtcatcgtctccgcgtgcctcggttatctcttacccgaaccctttacttatgcactttactttgtgatagccatattgtttattgtcatatatcttgctatcacttagttgtttatcttgcttagcataagttgttggtgcacataggtgagcctagttgtttgtaggttttgtgcttgacatattaaacattagttttattctgcatttgttcaagcctaaaccttaattattttaaagcgcctattcaccccccccctctaggcgacatccacgtcctttcacgtagtttcgatggcacaaattttgatgtttgggtaattcgcatgcttaatcactttcgggtcttggacccaaatttagagcgtattgtagatatgggtttttctcctccaaaggattctcaaaatatatctttagaggatgagaaaaactcttatctcaatgctcaagcttctaatgtgctcttCGATGCTTTGAGTAATGTAgtcatatttcaactcatgccattctgggatgctcatgagttgtggacaaagcttcaagataaatatggtatgtccaagatttgtgggaatgattgttctccctccacctccggtcgtgcggtcttctcaacttcatctacttcacctacatgtggattgccacaaggtaatgatatggtgagtagtggtgatcattgcaacgatgatagtgggtttattgttgatgatccttcatcactatattattgcaatgcttcatctttgggaattagcacttcgagcactctaaatgttttacatgcttgtgttgatagtccttgcatatcatgtaaaaactgcttgactaaagctcgtgatgatatgcttcctatatcttgttgccatgatcaaaatgtatatatttcctcgagttgttgtgctaacaatgtagaggaaattcatcactccatgtaacaagatgtggccttgaatgatgcttcaagggatcctacatcatcatctattgtgactcacttttgccttatgtctaaggcttcaaaggtatctcctactttgaatcccaatatatctcatgatgatgatattgatgataatggggatgagaataatgatgaagagagtgataatattgcatccttaaaaattaagggtgaaatgatttttaaatctctttataataataaacttgcttgttccaacttcttggaaatcatgtctattgccattgagggcaagaaatacattgaggagttggaatctCAACTCGAGGAGcacgaggccaccattgagacaatggaaggtcatgagcgtgaatacgctaacgagatcgcggagctatctcaagctcttgaaaatgaacaaaccaccaaggaatctcttgaggaaacctttgctatagaattatctagattaaaggaatcccatgatagagctctcgaggtggctaatgattttagaactaaaaacgataagcttgaagttgcacatgctaaactcgttgaggactatgagcacctcgaaaatggctcaaaggctattaagagttcgctcatcgaactcaccgagtctcatgctcaacttgaagcttcatatgctaaagagcttgccaagttgccttctcctcctattgttaataatgatgcttgtgctgctAATtccacttcttgtgaagcatccattttaaaggagaatgttgagctaaggactcaacttgagttgctatctagcaattatgggaaataggaagaaagtcatgtaatgctcacaagctctcatgatgatcttctagtatcccataatgtgctaaaattagctcatgaggctattactaccaaggtaacatcgagtgagcctcatgtggacattagcactacttctagtcaaaaagctatattgccatgtgctagtcctcgtaattcatctactcacaatgttgctacatcttgtgatgaattactttccatgccttgttgctctaacaatgaagcttatacttcctctagtacttgtgttgatactaaccatgtagaggaaatcaaagagcccaaggcccaagtcacttccttgaagaaagacttggaaaagagtcatgaaggaatgtccacactcaacaatgtcttgtgtgggcaaaaatccccaaatgacaaatatggacttggattcaactccaacaagaagaataagtccaaaagcttcaagaagaagggccaagaacaagtcaataattcggccaagattatttgcttcaagtgcaaaattgaagggcaccatgttagatcttgcccactaaagaagaagccccaaagtcacaagcaacaagggaagaggccacaagtgcactcacatactcaactacaagttgaagaaaggccccttcccaagaagacccaagaaaacactcctcatgttgagaaatcaatagggaagaaattaaacggtagacgttgctacttatgtcgtgagaagggtcacttcgcttcttcttgcatgagaggtaatttatccaacccaatcattattgatgatatctattcacttgggaaggataaggttggcaatgtgtttgccaagtttgttggtactcaaagtggtgtcaagaaaagtacaatttgggttgccaagcctattgtgactaacctcttaggacccaacgtggttggggaccaacaagctcgaacttgatcaataggtttttgtggaggacattagagacctggatacataatgaagaattaaggggaggTAGGTGAGATCTGCTCCTTTCATCAATGATGTTTCTGCCTCCTTGGCAAACGAGGGTGGAGAGGTAGGTGAgatctgctacggtaacaaaagtcctttcttggcgctaggaattcttcttgctacttctctggtttgcgtcggtttttcccttgaagaggaaagggtgatgcagcacaggagcaataagtatttcccttagtttgaggaccaaggtatcgatccagaaggagggtctcgtcaagtccagagtacctgcgcaaacacaaacaagcttgcacccaacgcttcaaaggggttgtcaatcccttcaagattgtttgcaaagtgagatctgaaggcggaaagtgcaacgaagtaaaaagtgtaaagctgaaaatatggtgtggagtagacccgggggccatagtgttcactagaggcttctctcaaaatagcaaatatcacggtgggtgaacaaattactgttaagcaattgatagaaccgcgcaaagtcatgacgatatctaaggcaatgatcatacatataggcatcacgtccgagacaaatagaccgatactttctgcatctactactattagtccacacattgaccgctatccaacatgcatctagtgtattgagttcatgacgaacagagtaacgccttaagcaagatgacatgatgtagagggataatctcaaaccaatgat
This genomic stretch from Hordeum vulgare subsp. vulgare chromosome 6H, MorexV3_pseudomolecules_assembly, whole genome shotgun sequence harbors:
- the LOC123401682 gene encoding pentatricopeptide repeat-containing protein At1g31920, whose amino-acid sequence is MKIPPPLPSHEILPPRAVPSPHRVNNEESREGRGIFTLRGNQFVWTPELHVSHSFAVRRWYGLTLIARAVPHADGSAMVGGLVLPQPQHHAATPRTAAPAPATTTQPLEPAPCCATVSARPVRGLDEVRKAHVANIKLGLDRSPPHLRPLLAACALGEWPGSMEYAAAIFATLDEPEAFDYNTLMRGHVVGGRDPAAALRLYVDMLHNDVVPDGYTFPFVLKACAQLLAFRQGRQLQGHAMKLGFLEHDEHAQNSLISFYGKCGEPELARRAFEQMEAGERTAASWSALLAAYTKAGRWADCLESFGAMVRDGWRPDESSMVSALSACAHLGAYDVGRSVHGALLRNTVTLNTFMETSLVDMYAKCGCIEKATAVFDGMDGKKNEWTYSAMVSGLALHGDGRKALKVFDAMISEGHKPDEAVYVGVLNACSRSGLLEEGLRCFDRMRLERKVAPNAQHYGCMVDLMARAGRMDEARELIGSMPTGPTDTAWRSLLNACRIHGDIELADRALQELARLGGAVNAGDYIILADMHAKAKNWEEAVALRTEAVHRGLAQAPGFSAVEVHGKMHRFTSQDRSHPRTADIYEMLHQMEWQLRFEGYKPDTSEVALEADDEEKRRAVAAHSQKLAMAFGLLSTPEGTPVRVVTNLRMSKECHAYSALISEIFGREVVVRDRNRFHRFRRGGCSCGNYW